From the Granulicella sp. L56 genome, the window GCTGTTTTTCTGCATCGCTATAGAACGGCATCAGACTCGATCAAGAGTCTCGAGTACCTGACAGACGAGCGTCTACGGACGCTGGAAGAGCAGATGTCAATCCGTTGGACTACCTATTCTCCCTGGTATGGTTTCAAGTGGTCCATGCGTCCGCTCGTGGCGAAGCTGCGAAACAGGCGCGAGCCCTCACGATTCCGCATCTATGTTGCACGGAAAGAGCTGGCATGAGTGGCTATGTAGCAACTTCTGACGAGCGCCACGATGAACAAGTAGTAGTTCAGGGAGTTCGTTATGCCGAAGGGCCGCAGGAAAGCAAGTGCGGCTCTATACAGATCACCGGCGGTCACATCACTCGTATTATGGGCTGCTCATCGCTTTCATCAGAGGTTCAATCAGGCAACATCGAAATTAATCTCAGTGGGTTCCTGGTCATGCCCGGCCTTATCAACGCTCACGATCACTTGGAGTTTGCCCTCTTCCCCCGGCTGGCTGATCCGCCTTATCGCAATTACATTGACTGGGGAGAGGACATACATGAAAAGTTTCCCAATGTCATAGCAAAACATCGGGCGGTCCCGAAAGATCTGCGCGTATCGTGGGGCGGCATACGAAACCTGCTTTGCGGAGTCACGACAGTGAGTCATCACAACCCTCTCTGGCCTGAGTTGCGAAGAAAGGATTTCCCCGTCCGAGTCATCCAAGAATATGGATGGGCGCATTCGCTGGCGCTTGGCGGCGACCTCCGCGCAGCGCGCGCGGCCACGCCCGAAGGACGCCCTTTCATTGTCCATGCCTGTGAAGGAGTGGATGAACTGGCACGGGAGGAGCTTTGGGGTCTTGATCGATCAGGACTTTTGGACGCCAGCGCTGTAATTGTCCATGGACTGGCTATCGACACTGCGGGCGTCGAACTTATGCGGGAGCGCGGAGTCTCGCTCATTGTCTGCCCCTCTTCAAACAACTTTCTTTTTGGAGAGCTTCCAGACATGGAACTCCTTGGCGGACTTGAAAATGTCGGTCTAGGCAACGACTCTCCGCTAACTGCGGAAGGAGATCTGTTGGATGAAATTCGATTTGCAATGCGCTCGTGCGGCATTGGGCCGCGTACTGCGTATCGCATGGTGACAGAGGTTCCGGCTGCGATTCTTCACTTGAAAGATGGTGAGGGCACCATAACAGTGTCTGGTGTCGGAGATCTGATTGCTGTTCGAGATACCGGCCGCGATGCCGCAGATAGATTGCGGACGCTCTCTATGACAGATATAGAGTTTGTAATGATTGAAGGCCGCGTACAACTTGCCTCGGAGATGATATTGGAGCGGCTCCCACTCCGCGCAAGACAAGGGCTGGAGCCTTTGTGTATCGACGGCACCATCCGGTGGCTACGCGCACCGGTGAAGGAGCTGTTGCGGAAAACTGAAGAAGTGCTCGGCGCGAGCGAGGTACGGCTAGGAAGCAGGCGAGTCCGCATTCCTGCATAGATGCGAGGCGAACTGTCTTTACTGAGCCAACATTGGGCTGGCTACGACCTGTCGCCAAACTCGTAGCCAATGATCCATTGCAATGAAGAGCGCGTTTCGGAGCCTACCTCTCGTAGAAAAGGGCATGATGCTCGCTAATCCGGTTTGTGGAAGAGAAACGCGGCTACAAGCTTGAGACCAACATCTCTCTTGTAGGCCTTCGTGCCGATGCCGCGAGCATAGAACTTTTGAATCGATGGTCCTACAACTCCGTCTCGGTAGGCGACCAGGTACAACCCTGCTGCTTCGGCGAGTTGCGCGTGATCGCTATGCACATAGTGTTCGATTTCGTGCACAATTCCCGCATGATCGGTAAAGGTTCGCTGGTGGCCAGCCGTCGCCGCATCGGGATGAAAATCAGTAACAAAGACATGTCCGCCCGGTACACAGACACGGGCAATCTCCTGATAGGCACGAAGCGGGTCAGGCAGGTGCCCTAACACAAGCCGGCACCACACCATATCAAAACGGTTCGAAGCAAATGGCATCGCCCTTACATCGCCCGTCACCGCGTTGCGAGCCGCGCCGGCAGCTAGCATCTCGAGGCTCGCGTCAATGCCTGTGGCGCCGGAAAGATCTGCAATACGCCGACCAATGCCACAGCCTGCGTCAAGCAGTTTTGTTTGCGACAGACCACGGAGCATCTCCTGCGCTAGCTCCTCGTCCAGAAAACTCGTGGCTGTCTCGGAGGCGTAGGTCGGTGCCCAGAGTCGATACGCTTCGTGTACGTCTAACTTACTAATCCCCGATCCGAGGCCGTTTCTGAACGGCCACAGGCCCACTCCGGCAAGGCGATGTTTCATGAGGCTACGAAGGCTCTCCACTTAATCAGCCCTCCCATATAGGTTCGTTTCTTATTTCAGAAGCCGCAAGCCGAATTTCTCAATCCAGAACGAACAGTTCGTTCCGTCTTTGATAGAGATTACTGCTCACCAACCAACGAATTTGTCACTCGATTGTCACAATGTTGCGCGGCATCGCTCAAATTACATTTTGCAAACAACTGGGCTTCTCGGATGTGGAACGATGAAAACTGCCACCAGGACTTGACGATAAGCGGTGTGGATTTAGGTAAAGAAAGAACTCGGCAGCGACG encodes:
- a CDS encoding amidohydrolase family protein; this translates as MSGYVATSDERHDEQVVVQGVRYAEGPQESKCGSIQITGGHITRIMGCSSLSSEVQSGNIEINLSGFLVMPGLINAHDHLEFALFPRLADPPYRNYIDWGEDIHEKFPNVIAKHRAVPKDLRVSWGGIRNLLCGVTTVSHHNPLWPELRRKDFPVRVIQEYGWAHSLALGGDLRAARAATPEGRPFIVHACEGVDELAREELWGLDRSGLLDASAVIVHGLAIDTAGVELMRERGVSLIVCPSSNNFLFGELPDMELLGGLENVGLGNDSPLTAEGDLLDEIRFAMRSCGIGPRTAYRMVTEVPAAILHLKDGEGTITVSGVGDLIAVRDTGRDAADRLRTLSMTDIEFVMIEGRVQLASEMILERLPLRARQGLEPLCIDGTIRWLRAPVKELLRKTEEVLGASEVRLGSRRVRIPA
- a CDS encoding class I SAM-dependent methyltransferase, with product MKHRLAGVGLWPFRNGLGSGISKLDVHEAYRLWAPTYASETATSFLDEELAQEMLRGLSQTKLLDAGCGIGRRIADLSGATGIDASLEMLAAGAARNAVTGDVRAMPFASNRFDMVWCRLVLGHLPDPLRAYQEIARVCVPGGHVFVTDFHPDAATAGHQRTFTDHAGIVHEIEHYVHSDHAQLAEAAGLYLVAYRDGVVGPSIQKFYARGIGTKAYKRDVGLKLVAAFLFHKPD